One Rhipicephalus sanguineus isolate Rsan-2018 unplaced genomic scaffold, BIME_Rsan_1.4 Seq8570, whole genome shotgun sequence DNA window includes the following coding sequences:
- the LOC119378528 gene encoding malonyl-[acyl-carrier protein] O-methyltransferase, producing the protein MTRSDLSKDSSEDTNDPGFYARNNGDQRLLNLKALDMVEKDLDHMYDRNLQFLDLGCGTGDFTRRCLLPRCPPSARNVAVDSSEEMLSYARQMFAHPRIEYDRLDISGDVADFVAKYSTFNRIYSFFCFNWVRNQEEAMKNVSSLLSSGERVCSSSGLVSFKDA; encoded by the coding sequence ATGACTCGTTCAGACCTGAGCAAAGACAGTTCCGAAGATACCAACGATCCCGGTTTCTACGCGAGGAACAACGGGGACCAGCGTCTTTTGAACCTCAAGGCGTTGGACATGGTAGAGAAGGACTTGGACCACATGTACGACAGAAACTTGCAATTCTTGGACCTCGGCTGTGGCACGGGAGATTTCACGCGCCGGTGCCTCCTACCGAGATGCCCACCTTCCGCAAGAAACGTCGCTGTGGACTCCTCCGAGGAGATGCTGTCGTACGCTCGCCAAATGTTCGCACATCCTCGCATCGAGTACGACCGTCTGGACATCAGTGGCGACGTCGCCGATTTTGTCGCCAAGTACAGCACCTTCAATCGTATCTACTCCTTCTTCTGTTTCAACTGGGTTCGAAACCAGGAAGAAGCAATGAAAAACGTGTCCAGTCTCCTATCGTCAGGCGAGAGAGTGTGTTCGTCTTCCGGCCTGGTCTCGTTCAAGGACGCCTGA